A genomic region of Trifolium pratense cultivar HEN17-A07 linkage group LG3, ARS_RC_1.1, whole genome shotgun sequence contains the following coding sequences:
- the LOC123918975 gene encoding uncharacterized protein LOC123918975 isoform X5: protein MNQSGNSKISSEFPMAFPPYRPSHFRSQTYNTLVCILTHLSPSTVPTQPLNLPDNNGNVGMGQEKEPECSELKVGSDVKDPKGPVPLEDTIGSVGDKDKDLSATAMVLDDIQFLMGSEEPSTQTNDFQCEQKLMDELELVMKGIEDPVCDNCLIPLNCEKQNSGSEVDLMDYQVEEHVEFLQSGTNTSESVSEVLTQVQGEHNELASEGFHVLESTKEHTSNSVISTSRIENDSQQKETELVNPASPVAVSLPTIQEDEFEKEEQDGHKVVEETHSSLDLDTNIEALNMAEDGGLLDSSIMKDKFETENEEKSDKLICVRNTTNSSDILIEGDLEEGEISGYFAMDENTFDVSSADDIVSEQMKVDEIQKAGNSFGNTIPPLNMGLSFQGFPSNLLTVNAIQDSNSNGQVQPRTINAIPTNLTQNQVLHKGFMEETAIKYHKNSSAAAQMADASRKEQSSPGPKKKKNKKEVLDASRKRKHVPDSEKEDGIKEDENKMVDASGRKRGPGSQEKKTRKKEKYRNNRAKKNRELGVKKLKFIPVQKQKIVTFCRHYMQGRCNEGDKCNFSHDTVPSTKSKPCFHFARHSCMKGDDCPYDHQLSKYPCSNFVSKGSCSRGNACMFSHKVPTNQDMPTPTNACKPELKSPLSLGNTNFSTPLNNHGNSSVQRNHFTNSKGIYSHTNVEHKVTDTSQTKPTSVPKGIRFINVANISPSTPKQDTVTPNKGSVGSTGTCADKGQNTVEVPKKFPAATPKGINFLSFGKSSVCSFKSSIQSTTEGKILKLPQSVNFGLSEHSISSLNKDDYGKASDRTAESLPQTALFSHDILDKNQSMADRMKSKFLRKDSTDDSVRDHGHCKSVLEGKKASDNSQTSTVTSATLLARPFASQQSSDGVLSGYHKQASNLGQRALLSTLAFAAEHESGIKMKCPTGVSPV, encoded by the exons ATGAATCAATCGGGTAATTCAAAAATTAGCTCTGAATTTCCAATGGCTTTCCCTCCTTATCGTCCATCTCACTTCCGTAGTCAAACTTACAACACTCTTGTTTGTATTCTCACTCATCTTTCTCCTTCCACCGTTCCCACTCAACCCCTCAATCTTCCTG ATAATAATGGCAATGTTGGAATGGGGCAAGAAAAGGAGCCTGAGTGCTCTGAGTTGAAAGTTGGTTCTGATGTTAAGGATCCCAAGGGTCCAGTACCCTTGGAGGATACCATTGGAAGTGTTGGAGACAAGGACAAGGATTTGAGTGCCACCGCTATGGTCCTAGATGATATACAATTTCTGATGGGAAGTGAGGAACCATCTACACaaacaaatgattttcaatGCGAGCAGAAATTAATGGACGAGTTGGAGCTGGTTATGAAAGGGATTGAAGATCCTGTTTGTGATAACTGTTTAATCCCCTTGAACTGTGAGAAACAAAATAGTGGTAGTGAAGTTGATTTGATGGATTACCAAGTAGAAGAACATGTTGAATTTCTGCAGTCTGGAACAAACACGTCTGAAAGTGTAAGTGAGGTGTTGACACAAGTACAAGGGGAGCATAATGAACTTGCCTCCGAAGGATTTCATGTGTTAGAGTCAACAAAGGAACACACTTCCAATTCCGTAATTAGTACATCAAGAATAGAGAATGATAGTCAACAGAAGGAAACAGAATTGGTGAATCCGGCTTCTCCTGTAGCGGTCTCACTTCCTACTATACAAGAGGATGAATTTGAGAAGGAAGAACAGGATGGTCATAAGGTTGTTGAAGAAACTCATAGTTCTTTAGATCTTGATACAAATATTGAAGCATTGAATATGGCAGAAGATGGTGGATTACTAGATTCATCAATTATGAAAGATAAATTCGAAACAGAAAATGAAGAGAAATCAGATAAGTTAATTTGTGTCAGAAATACAACAAATTCTTCTGATATTCTGATTGAAGGAGATCTAGAAGAGGGAGAAATTTCTGGATATTTTGCAATGGATGAAAACACTTTTGATGTGTCTTCTGCGGATGATATTGTTTCAGAACAGATGAAAGTGGATGAAATTCAGAAAGCCGGGAATTCATTTGGAAACACGATACCTCCTTTAAATATGGGTCTCTCCTTTCAAGGTTTTCCATCTAATCTTTTAACGGTAAATGCAATTCAAGATTCCAATAGCAATGGACAAGTGCAACCTAGGACTATCAATGCCATACCAACAAATTTAACCCAAAATCAAGTCTTGCACAAAGGATTCATGGAAGAAACTGCTATCAAATATCACAAGAACTCGTCTGCAGCAGCACAG ATGGCTGATGCCAGCAGAAAGGAACAAAGTAGTCCTGGccctaagaagaagaaaaacaaaaag GAAGTGCTCGATGCCAGTAGAAAACGAAAACATGTTCCTGATTCTGAGAAGGAAGATGGAATAAAGGAAGATGAAAATAAG ATGGTTGATGCCAGTGGACGTAAACGTGGTCCTGGTTCTCAGGAGAAGAAAACTAGAAAGAAG GAGAAGTATCGAAATAACAGAGCAAAAAAGAACAGAGAACTAGGTGTTAAAAAGTTGAAGTTCATTCcagtacaaaaacaaaaaattgttacattTTGTCGCCATTATATGCAAGGAAGGTGCAACGAG GGTGACAAATGCAATTTCTCACATGATACTGTTCCTTCAACAAAGTCCAAG CCATGTTTTCACTTTGCTCGCCACTCTTGTATGAAAGGAGATGATTGCCCATATGATCATCAGCTCTCCAAGTATCCTTGTTCCAATTTTGTGTCTAAAGGCTCTTGTAGTAGAGGCAATGCTTGTATGTTTTCACACAAG GTGCCAACCAACCAAGATATGCCTACGCCTACAAATGCTTGCAAACCAGAGTTGAAGTCTCCTCTTTCGTTGGGAAATACAAATTTCAGTACGCCACTTAATAATCATGGCAATAGTTCTGTCCAGCGAAACCACTTCACCAATTCTAAGGGAATTTATTCTCACACCAATGTAGAACATAAGGTGACAGACACTTCGCAGACAAAGCCAACCTCAGTACCCAAAGGAATTAGATTCATAAATGTTGCCAACATATCACCTAGTACGCCAAAACAAGACACGGTAACACCAAACAAGGGAAGTGTTGGCAGCACTGGGACGTGTGCAGATAAAGGTCAAAATACTGTGGAAGTTCCTAAGAAATTTCCAGCTGCCACACCTAAGGGAATTAACTTTCTTTCTTTCGGCAAAAGTTCTGTTTGCAGTTTTAAAAGTTCTATTCAATCCACTACAGAAGGAAAGATATTGAAGTTGCCTCAGTCAGTCAATTTTGGTTTGTCTGAACATTCAATTTCATCTCTGAATAAGGATGATTATGGAAAAGCCAGTGACAGAACTGCAGAAAGTTTACCACAAACTGCGCTATTCTCACATGACATTTTAGACAAAAATCAATCCATGGCAGACCGAATGAAATCAAAGTTTCTAAGGAAAGATTCAACCGATGATTCTGTGAGGGATCACGGCCATTGTAAATCAGTTCTAGAAGGAAAAAAAGCATCCGATAATTCTCAGACTTCAACTGTGACCTCAGCTACGCTTCTTGCTCGTCCGTTTGCTTCACAGCAGTCTTCAGATGGTGTACTATCTGGATATCATAAACAAGCATCAAACTTAGGCCAAAGGGCACTCTTGTCGACTTTAGCTTTTGCAGCAGAGCATGAATCAGGTATTAAGATGAAGTGCCCTACTGGTGTTTCACCTGTATAA
- the LOC123918975 gene encoding uncharacterized protein LOC123918975 isoform X2 encodes MNQSGNSKISSEFPMAFPPYRPSHFRSQTYNTLVCILTHLSPSTVPTQPLNLPDNNGNVGMGQEKEPECSELKVGSDVKDPKGPVPLEDTIGSVGDKDKDLSATAMVLDDIQFLMGSEEPSTQTNDFQCEQKLMDELELVMKGIEDPVCDNCLIPLNCEKQNSGSEVDLMDYQVEEHVEFLQSGTNTSESVSEVLTQVQGEHNELASEGFHVLESTKEHTSNSVISTSRIENDSQQKETELVNPASPVAVSLPTIQEDEFEKEEQDGHKVVEETHSSLDLDTNIEALNMAEDGGLLDSSIMKDKFETENEEKSDKLICVRNTTNSSDILIEGDLEEGEISGYFAMDENTFDVSSADDIVSEQMKVDEIQKAGNSFGNTIPPLNMGLSFQGFPSNLLTVNAIQDSNSNGQVQPRTINAIPTNLTQNQVLHKGFMEETAIKYHKNSSAAAQQMADASRKEQSSPGPKKKKNKKEVLDASRKRKHVPDSEKEDGIKEDENKQMVDASGRKRGPGSQEKKTRKKEKYRNNRAKKNRELGVKKLKFIPVQKQKIVTFCRHYMQGRCNEGDKCNFSHDTVPSTKSKPCFHFARHSCMKGDDCPYDHQLSKYPCSNFVSKGSCSRGNACMFSHKVPTNQDMPTPTNACKPELKSPLSLGNTNFSTPLNNHGNSSVQRNHFTNSKGIYSHTNVEHKVTDTSQTKPTSVPKGIRFINVANISPSTPKQDTVTPNKGSVGSTGTCADKGQNTVEVPKKFPAATPKGINFLSFGKSSVCSFKSSIQSTTEGKILKLPQSVNFGLSEHSISSLNKDDYGKASDRTAESLPQTALFSHDILDKNQSMADRMKSKFLRKDSTDDSVRDHGHCKSVLEGKKASDNSQTSTVTSATLLARPFASQQSSDGVLSGYHKQASNLGQRALLSTLAFAAEHESGIKMKCPTGVSPV; translated from the exons ATGAATCAATCGGGTAATTCAAAAATTAGCTCTGAATTTCCAATGGCTTTCCCTCCTTATCGTCCATCTCACTTCCGTAGTCAAACTTACAACACTCTTGTTTGTATTCTCACTCATCTTTCTCCTTCCACCGTTCCCACTCAACCCCTCAATCTTCCTG ATAATAATGGCAATGTTGGAATGGGGCAAGAAAAGGAGCCTGAGTGCTCTGAGTTGAAAGTTGGTTCTGATGTTAAGGATCCCAAGGGTCCAGTACCCTTGGAGGATACCATTGGAAGTGTTGGAGACAAGGACAAGGATTTGAGTGCCACCGCTATGGTCCTAGATGATATACAATTTCTGATGGGAAGTGAGGAACCATCTACACaaacaaatgattttcaatGCGAGCAGAAATTAATGGACGAGTTGGAGCTGGTTATGAAAGGGATTGAAGATCCTGTTTGTGATAACTGTTTAATCCCCTTGAACTGTGAGAAACAAAATAGTGGTAGTGAAGTTGATTTGATGGATTACCAAGTAGAAGAACATGTTGAATTTCTGCAGTCTGGAACAAACACGTCTGAAAGTGTAAGTGAGGTGTTGACACAAGTACAAGGGGAGCATAATGAACTTGCCTCCGAAGGATTTCATGTGTTAGAGTCAACAAAGGAACACACTTCCAATTCCGTAATTAGTACATCAAGAATAGAGAATGATAGTCAACAGAAGGAAACAGAATTGGTGAATCCGGCTTCTCCTGTAGCGGTCTCACTTCCTACTATACAAGAGGATGAATTTGAGAAGGAAGAACAGGATGGTCATAAGGTTGTTGAAGAAACTCATAGTTCTTTAGATCTTGATACAAATATTGAAGCATTGAATATGGCAGAAGATGGTGGATTACTAGATTCATCAATTATGAAAGATAAATTCGAAACAGAAAATGAAGAGAAATCAGATAAGTTAATTTGTGTCAGAAATACAACAAATTCTTCTGATATTCTGATTGAAGGAGATCTAGAAGAGGGAGAAATTTCTGGATATTTTGCAATGGATGAAAACACTTTTGATGTGTCTTCTGCGGATGATATTGTTTCAGAACAGATGAAAGTGGATGAAATTCAGAAAGCCGGGAATTCATTTGGAAACACGATACCTCCTTTAAATATGGGTCTCTCCTTTCAAGGTTTTCCATCTAATCTTTTAACGGTAAATGCAATTCAAGATTCCAATAGCAATGGACAAGTGCAACCTAGGACTATCAATGCCATACCAACAAATTTAACCCAAAATCAAGTCTTGCACAAAGGATTCATGGAAGAAACTGCTATCAAATATCACAAGAACTCGTCTGCAGCAGCACAG CAGATGGCTGATGCCAGCAGAAAGGAACAAAGTAGTCCTGGccctaagaagaagaaaaacaaaaag GAAGTGCTCGATGCCAGTAGAAAACGAAAACATGTTCCTGATTCTGAGAAGGAAGATGGAATAAAGGAAGATGAAAATAAG CAGATGGTTGATGCCAGTGGACGTAAACGTGGTCCTGGTTCTCAGGAGAAGAAAACTAGAAAGAAG GAGAAGTATCGAAATAACAGAGCAAAAAAGAACAGAGAACTAGGTGTTAAAAAGTTGAAGTTCATTCcagtacaaaaacaaaaaattgttacattTTGTCGCCATTATATGCAAGGAAGGTGCAACGAG GGTGACAAATGCAATTTCTCACATGATACTGTTCCTTCAACAAAGTCCAAG CCATGTTTTCACTTTGCTCGCCACTCTTGTATGAAAGGAGATGATTGCCCATATGATCATCAGCTCTCCAAGTATCCTTGTTCCAATTTTGTGTCTAAAGGCTCTTGTAGTAGAGGCAATGCTTGTATGTTTTCACACAAG GTGCCAACCAACCAAGATATGCCTACGCCTACAAATGCTTGCAAACCAGAGTTGAAGTCTCCTCTTTCGTTGGGAAATACAAATTTCAGTACGCCACTTAATAATCATGGCAATAGTTCTGTCCAGCGAAACCACTTCACCAATTCTAAGGGAATTTATTCTCACACCAATGTAGAACATAAGGTGACAGACACTTCGCAGACAAAGCCAACCTCAGTACCCAAAGGAATTAGATTCATAAATGTTGCCAACATATCACCTAGTACGCCAAAACAAGACACGGTAACACCAAACAAGGGAAGTGTTGGCAGCACTGGGACGTGTGCAGATAAAGGTCAAAATACTGTGGAAGTTCCTAAGAAATTTCCAGCTGCCACACCTAAGGGAATTAACTTTCTTTCTTTCGGCAAAAGTTCTGTTTGCAGTTTTAAAAGTTCTATTCAATCCACTACAGAAGGAAAGATATTGAAGTTGCCTCAGTCAGTCAATTTTGGTTTGTCTGAACATTCAATTTCATCTCTGAATAAGGATGATTATGGAAAAGCCAGTGACAGAACTGCAGAAAGTTTACCACAAACTGCGCTATTCTCACATGACATTTTAGACAAAAATCAATCCATGGCAGACCGAATGAAATCAAAGTTTCTAAGGAAAGATTCAACCGATGATTCTGTGAGGGATCACGGCCATTGTAAATCAGTTCTAGAAGGAAAAAAAGCATCCGATAATTCTCAGACTTCAACTGTGACCTCAGCTACGCTTCTTGCTCGTCCGTTTGCTTCACAGCAGTCTTCAGATGGTGTACTATCTGGATATCATAAACAAGCATCAAACTTAGGCCAAAGGGCACTCTTGTCGACTTTAGCTTTTGCAGCAGAGCATGAATCAGGTATTAAGATGAAGTGCCCTACTGGTGTTTCACCTGTATAA
- the LOC123918975 gene encoding uncharacterized protein LOC123918975 isoform X3, translating to MNQSGNSKISSEFPMAFPPYRPSHFRSQTYNTLVCILTHLSPSTVPTQPLNLPDNNGNVGMGQEKEPECSELKVGSDVKDPKGPVPLEDTIGSVGDKDKDLSATAMVLDDIQFLMGSEEPSTQTNDFQCEQKLMDELELVMKGIEDPVCDNCLIPLNCEKQNSGSEVDLMDYQVEEHVEFLQSGTNTSESVSEVLTQVQGEHNELASEGFHVLESTKEHTSNSVISTSRIENDSQQKETELVNPASPVAVSLPTIQEDEFEKEEQDGHKVVEETHSSLDLDTNIEALNMAEDGGLLDSSIMKDKFETENEEKSDKLICVRNTTNSSDILIEGDLEEGEISGYFAMDENTFDVSSADDIVSEQMKVDEIQKAGNSFGNTIPPLNMGLSFQGFPSNLLTVNAIQDSNSNGQVQPRTINAIPTNLTQNQVLHKGFMEETAIKYHKNSSAAAQMADASRKEQSSPGPKKKKNKKEVLDASRKRKHVPDSEKEDGIKEDENKQMVDASGRKRGPGSQEKKTRKKEKYRNNRAKKNRELGVKKLKFIPVQKQKIVTFCRHYMQGRCNEGDKCNFSHDTVPSTKSKPCFHFARHSCMKGDDCPYDHQLSKYPCSNFVSKGSCSRGNACMFSHKVPTNQDMPTPTNACKPELKSPLSLGNTNFSTPLNNHGNSSVQRNHFTNSKGIYSHTNVEHKVTDTSQTKPTSVPKGIRFINVANISPSTPKQDTVTPNKGSVGSTGTCADKGQNTVEVPKKFPAATPKGINFLSFGKSSVCSFKSSIQSTTEGKILKLPQSVNFGLSEHSISSLNKDDYGKASDRTAESLPQTALFSHDILDKNQSMADRMKSKFLRKDSTDDSVRDHGHCKSVLEGKKASDNSQTSTVTSATLLARPFASQQSSDGVLSGYHKQASNLGQRALLSTLAFAAEHESGIKMKCPTGVSPV from the exons ATGAATCAATCGGGTAATTCAAAAATTAGCTCTGAATTTCCAATGGCTTTCCCTCCTTATCGTCCATCTCACTTCCGTAGTCAAACTTACAACACTCTTGTTTGTATTCTCACTCATCTTTCTCCTTCCACCGTTCCCACTCAACCCCTCAATCTTCCTG ATAATAATGGCAATGTTGGAATGGGGCAAGAAAAGGAGCCTGAGTGCTCTGAGTTGAAAGTTGGTTCTGATGTTAAGGATCCCAAGGGTCCAGTACCCTTGGAGGATACCATTGGAAGTGTTGGAGACAAGGACAAGGATTTGAGTGCCACCGCTATGGTCCTAGATGATATACAATTTCTGATGGGAAGTGAGGAACCATCTACACaaacaaatgattttcaatGCGAGCAGAAATTAATGGACGAGTTGGAGCTGGTTATGAAAGGGATTGAAGATCCTGTTTGTGATAACTGTTTAATCCCCTTGAACTGTGAGAAACAAAATAGTGGTAGTGAAGTTGATTTGATGGATTACCAAGTAGAAGAACATGTTGAATTTCTGCAGTCTGGAACAAACACGTCTGAAAGTGTAAGTGAGGTGTTGACACAAGTACAAGGGGAGCATAATGAACTTGCCTCCGAAGGATTTCATGTGTTAGAGTCAACAAAGGAACACACTTCCAATTCCGTAATTAGTACATCAAGAATAGAGAATGATAGTCAACAGAAGGAAACAGAATTGGTGAATCCGGCTTCTCCTGTAGCGGTCTCACTTCCTACTATACAAGAGGATGAATTTGAGAAGGAAGAACAGGATGGTCATAAGGTTGTTGAAGAAACTCATAGTTCTTTAGATCTTGATACAAATATTGAAGCATTGAATATGGCAGAAGATGGTGGATTACTAGATTCATCAATTATGAAAGATAAATTCGAAACAGAAAATGAAGAGAAATCAGATAAGTTAATTTGTGTCAGAAATACAACAAATTCTTCTGATATTCTGATTGAAGGAGATCTAGAAGAGGGAGAAATTTCTGGATATTTTGCAATGGATGAAAACACTTTTGATGTGTCTTCTGCGGATGATATTGTTTCAGAACAGATGAAAGTGGATGAAATTCAGAAAGCCGGGAATTCATTTGGAAACACGATACCTCCTTTAAATATGGGTCTCTCCTTTCAAGGTTTTCCATCTAATCTTTTAACGGTAAATGCAATTCAAGATTCCAATAGCAATGGACAAGTGCAACCTAGGACTATCAATGCCATACCAACAAATTTAACCCAAAATCAAGTCTTGCACAAAGGATTCATGGAAGAAACTGCTATCAAATATCACAAGAACTCGTCTGCAGCAGCACAG ATGGCTGATGCCAGCAGAAAGGAACAAAGTAGTCCTGGccctaagaagaagaaaaacaaaaag GAAGTGCTCGATGCCAGTAGAAAACGAAAACATGTTCCTGATTCTGAGAAGGAAGATGGAATAAAGGAAGATGAAAATAAG CAGATGGTTGATGCCAGTGGACGTAAACGTGGTCCTGGTTCTCAGGAGAAGAAAACTAGAAAGAAG GAGAAGTATCGAAATAACAGAGCAAAAAAGAACAGAGAACTAGGTGTTAAAAAGTTGAAGTTCATTCcagtacaaaaacaaaaaattgttacattTTGTCGCCATTATATGCAAGGAAGGTGCAACGAG GGTGACAAATGCAATTTCTCACATGATACTGTTCCTTCAACAAAGTCCAAG CCATGTTTTCACTTTGCTCGCCACTCTTGTATGAAAGGAGATGATTGCCCATATGATCATCAGCTCTCCAAGTATCCTTGTTCCAATTTTGTGTCTAAAGGCTCTTGTAGTAGAGGCAATGCTTGTATGTTTTCACACAAG GTGCCAACCAACCAAGATATGCCTACGCCTACAAATGCTTGCAAACCAGAGTTGAAGTCTCCTCTTTCGTTGGGAAATACAAATTTCAGTACGCCACTTAATAATCATGGCAATAGTTCTGTCCAGCGAAACCACTTCACCAATTCTAAGGGAATTTATTCTCACACCAATGTAGAACATAAGGTGACAGACACTTCGCAGACAAAGCCAACCTCAGTACCCAAAGGAATTAGATTCATAAATGTTGCCAACATATCACCTAGTACGCCAAAACAAGACACGGTAACACCAAACAAGGGAAGTGTTGGCAGCACTGGGACGTGTGCAGATAAAGGTCAAAATACTGTGGAAGTTCCTAAGAAATTTCCAGCTGCCACACCTAAGGGAATTAACTTTCTTTCTTTCGGCAAAAGTTCTGTTTGCAGTTTTAAAAGTTCTATTCAATCCACTACAGAAGGAAAGATATTGAAGTTGCCTCAGTCAGTCAATTTTGGTTTGTCTGAACATTCAATTTCATCTCTGAATAAGGATGATTATGGAAAAGCCAGTGACAGAACTGCAGAAAGTTTACCACAAACTGCGCTATTCTCACATGACATTTTAGACAAAAATCAATCCATGGCAGACCGAATGAAATCAAAGTTTCTAAGGAAAGATTCAACCGATGATTCTGTGAGGGATCACGGCCATTGTAAATCAGTTCTAGAAGGAAAAAAAGCATCCGATAATTCTCAGACTTCAACTGTGACCTCAGCTACGCTTCTTGCTCGTCCGTTTGCTTCACAGCAGTCTTCAGATGGTGTACTATCTGGATATCATAAACAAGCATCAAACTTAGGCCAAAGGGCACTCTTGTCGACTTTAGCTTTTGCAGCAGAGCATGAATCAGGTATTAAGATGAAGTGCCCTACTGGTGTTTCACCTGTATAA